One Peptococcaceae bacterium genomic window, GGGGACAGCTCCGACAACATACCCGGTATACCGGGGGTGGGGGAGAAGACTGCCCTGAAGCTTATCCAGGAATACGGCAGCATGGAAAATGTGCTGGCTCACCACGGAGATTTTAAGGGTAAAAAACTAGGCGAACTGCTGCGGGATTACGCCGATCAGGCCAGACTGAGCAGGAAGCTGGCCGTAATCGAAAGAGAAGTGCCGGTCGAATTCAAGCTTGATGACTGCAAACGGGTCGAGCCCGACTACCCCAAGCTTGTCGAAATCCTGCGGGAACTGGAGTTCAGGAGCATACTGGAAAATATGATGAACAAAAACAATTCACCGGATGTTGCGGGTATGCGGGTGGAACGGCCTGCGCTTGAGGGCAGGGTTATAGGAGAACCCGAAACACTGGCAGCGTATCTAGCGGAAAATAGGGAAGGTTTTTCGCTTTATCTGCGGGCTAAGAAAGAAAGGCCGGCGTTTGTGGAAATAACGGAACTTGGCCTCAAAGCTCGCGGGAAACCCCCGGGCGCTGTTTTTCCCGTTCGCTTGTCCTGGAAATCGCCAAAAGAACTGCAAGCCTTGGCGGCAGTCCTAAAGCCGCACCTGGAGCGGGAAGACCTTAAAAAAACGGTCCATGACGCCAAGACGGCCTTGCTCGCCTGCAGGGCGCTGGGCATTGAACTCAGAGGGGTCGAGTACGATACCATGTTGATGGCCTACCTGCTCAACCCTTCACGCGCGCAAACGGACCTTGGTTCACTAAGCGGTGACTACCTTGGGGAGGGCGCTTTCCAAAGGGACGGGGGCGAGGAAGTCTATCTTTTTCTTGAAGCCTTGGAACTGCTGGGCCCGCGCCTGAAAGAAGAACTTATCGAAATGAAGATGTGGGAACTTTACCGGGATGTTGAACTGCCTTTAAGCCGTGTGCTTGCGGGGATGGAACAAAGGGGAGTGCTGCTGGACAGGGGTATCCTGCGCGAGATGGGAAAGGAATTGGAGGGGAGGATTTCCAGACTGGCGGGAGAAATACACACTGACGCCGGGGAGGAATTCAACATCAATTCCCCCAAGCAGCTGGGCGAGGTCCTTTTTGGAAAGCTTGGGCTGGCCCGCGGCAAGAAGACCAAGACCGGCTACTCCACCAGCGCCGAGGTGCTGGAAGCCCTGGCTCCGGAACACGAGATCGTCGCCAAGATACTGCACTACCGGCAGCTGGTCAAGATAAAGACGACGTATATCGACGGGCTTGAGTCATTGGTCGAACCGGTCACCGGAAAGGTTCACACATCGTTCAACCAGACGGTGACCGCAACGGGCAGGCTTTCCAGCACCGAACCGAATCTCCAGAACATCCCCATCCGGATGGAGGAAGGGCGACGGCTGCGCAAGGCCTTCTTGCCTTCGCCCGGGAACAGGCTTCTTTCGGCCGACTACTCGCAGATAGAATTGCGAGTGCTGGCGCACATCGCCGGGGACGAGGTGCTGGCGGAAGCCTTTCATAAGGGGCAGGACATTCATACCCGCACGGCTGCCGAGGTATTCGGCGTACCGATGGAAGCGGTCACCAGGGGGATGCGGCGGGCGGCCAAAGCCGTTAATTTCGGAATCGTGTACGGCATCAGCGATTTCGGGCTGAGCCAGGACCTGGGAATTTCCAGGGCGGAAGCCAAAGAATACATTGAAAATTATCTTAAACGCTATCGCGGCGTTAAAAGATACATGGAAAGGGTTGTGGAGGAAGCGCGGGAAAAGGGCTACGTCACGACCATACTTAACCGCCGGCGCTACATTCCCGATATTTTGAGCCGCAACTTCACCCTGCGCAGTTTTGCGGAGAGAACGGCCATGAACACGCCCGTTCAGGGAAGCGCGGCCGATATCATCAAGCTGGCGATGCTCAAGCTTCAGGAGGTGCTGGATAAAGAAGAAAAGGAGACGGCGATGATCCTGCAGGTGCATGATGAATTGATACTTGATGTACCGGCCGGCGATGTGGCCAGAATAGCCCAGAAAGTAAGGGGGGTCATGGCCAATGCTTTCCCGTTGAGCGTTCCCCTGAAGGTTGACCTGCAGGCGGGGTCTAACTGGTATGACCTGGAGAGCATAGGCTCTGATTGATTT contains:
- the polA gene encoding DNA polymerase I, which encodes MLIDGNSLAHRAFYAVPMLSNSKGFITNAIYGFCNMLFKIVEEEKPEYVAVAFDKGKIVFRHQDYGDYKAQRKATPDELRPQFPVLKELLRAMRIAVFECEGYEADDIIGTLARRGEDEGLQVVIVTGDRDALQLVSPRTKVVLTKKGISELETFDEETLKKKYGLLPEQMIDLKGLMGDSSDNIPGIPGVGEKTALKLIQEYGSMENVLAHHGDFKGKKLGELLRDYADQARLSRKLAVIEREVPVEFKLDDCKRVEPDYPKLVEILRELEFRSILENMMNKNNSPDVAGMRVERPALEGRVIGEPETLAAYLAENREGFSLYLRAKKERPAFVEITELGLKARGKPPGAVFPVRLSWKSPKELQALAAVLKPHLEREDLKKTVHDAKTALLACRALGIELRGVEYDTMLMAYLLNPSRAQTDLGSLSGDYLGEGAFQRDGGEEVYLFLEALELLGPRLKEELIEMKMWELYRDVELPLSRVLAGMEQRGVLLDRGILREMGKELEGRISRLAGEIHTDAGEEFNINSPKQLGEVLFGKLGLARGKKTKTGYSTSAEVLEALAPEHEIVAKILHYRQLVKIKTTYIDGLESLVEPVTGKVHTSFNQTVTATGRLSSTEPNLQNIPIRMEEGRRLRKAFLPSPGNRLLSADYSQIELRVLAHIAGDEVLAEAFHKGQDIHTRTAAEVFGVPMEAVTRGMRRAAKAVNFGIVYGISDFGLSQDLGISRAEAKEYIENYLKRYRGVKRYMERVVEEAREKGYVTTILNRRRYIPDILSRNFTLRSFAERTAMNTPVQGSAADIIKLAMLKLQEVLDKEEKETAMILQVHDELILDVPAGDVARIAQKVRGVMANAFPLSVPLKVDLQAGSNWYDLESIGSD